A stretch of Henckelia pumila isolate YLH828 chromosome 4, ASM3356847v2, whole genome shotgun sequence DNA encodes these proteins:
- the LOC140861731 gene encoding uncharacterized protein, with the protein MDKDWMSKNRLSHEYEVGVESFLQFALRNATNPNKIPCPCTRYGNLQKRNVDIIRAHLCFNGIDLTYHKWIWHGEGYKINNSMRDEQKSFAEEPIDKVHDAFDSYAENPNQFHKVLEDADKPLYPGCTKFTKLSALVKLYNLKARYSWSDKSFTDLLSLLGETLPNENELPSSLYDAKKSLCALGMNYVKIHACPNDCILYRKEYENLTNCPVCGTSRWKLGKKTTLNGVPAKVLWYFPSIPRFQRLFRNKEICKELTWHADKRVLDGYLRHPADAPAWKVVDHKWPDFAAEPRNLRLALSADGINPHSLMSSAYSCWPVVMITYNLPPWLCMKRKFMMLTLLISGPKQPGNDIDVYLAPLIDDLKKLWDIGVDAYDARREENFLLRVVLLWTINDFPAYGNLSGCVVKGYCACPICGEETYSTRLNHSRKISYTGHRRFFPKNYPYRRQKKAFNGKLELNPAPKPLTGHEILERVERINYCSGKASRKQTMQGEVVSCWKKKSIFFELEYWKHLHVRHVLDVMHIEKNVCESLIGTLLDILGKSKDRVAARLDLVEMNLRIDLAPKMGEKKTFLPAACYTLSRDEKKKVCNCLSGIKVPTGYSSNVKNLVSMKDLKLVGLNSHDYHTLMQQLLPVAIRGVLPKHVRYTITRLCGFFNMLCNKVIDVSKLNDLQREIVTLLCLLEKYFPPSFFDIMIHLTVHLVREVKLCGPVWYKQMYPFERFMKILKGYVRNHNHPEGCIAECYIAEEAVEFCSDYMSSVHTIGIPSRDQQVQLTRPLSSSVVHSTCHDELHQAHLYVLENDVDVDPYIEEHMEFLNSSFPNKAKSKKWLQDEHNRTFIVWLRDRVRAVGKSTFQISKRLKWIVSGPSNQVLKYSSYLIDGVTYHTKERDDTRAVQNSGVSLVAKTMQVASAKDKNPIVSDMTFYGVIQEIWELDYHNFQVPMFKCNWVENNNGIKVDELGFTLVNLNRIGFKSDSFILGRQAKQVFYIEDPQDPRWHVVLATPTRDYMENINGDELENATIHYQCSTKEFMSMESMDVDGVDENEKSCVREDCDGTWVDNN; encoded by the exons ATGGACAAAGACTGGATGTCAAAGAATAGGTTGTCACATGAATATGAGGTTGGGGTAGAGTCTTTCTTGCAGTTTGCATTGCGGAACGCTACCAATCCGAATAAAATACCTTGCCCATGTACAAGATATGGTAATCTGCAGAAGAGAAATGTTGACATTATAAGGGCACATTTGTGTTTTAATGGTATAGATTTAACATACCATAAATGGATTTGGCATGGTGAAGGATATAAGATCAATAACTCAATGAGAGATGAACAAAAATCTTTTGCCGAGGAACCTATTGATAAGGTACATGATGCATTTGATAGTTATGCAGAGAATCCAAACCAATTTCATAAGGTACTTGAAGATGCTGATAAACCTTTATATCCTGGGTGTACCAAATTTACCAAATTATCTGCACTTGTGAAATTGTATAACTTGAAGGCAAGATATAGTTGGAGTGATAAAAGTTTCACAGACTTACTAAGTTTGCTTGGAGAAACGCTTCCTAATGAGAATGAATTACCTTCATCGTTGTATGATGCAAAGAAAAGCTTATGTGCATTAgggatgaattatgtgaaaattCATGCTTGCCCTAATGATTGCATCTTATATCGAAAAGAGTATGAGAATTTGACTAATTGTCCTGTTTGTGGGACATCAAGGTGGAAGTTGGGTAAAAAAACTACATTAAATGGAGTTCCTGCAAAGGTCCTTTGGTACTTCCCATCTATTCCAAGAtttcaaagattgtttcggaaTAAGGAGATATGTAAGGAGTTAACTTGGCATGCTGATAAAAGAGTACTTGACGGATACTTGCGTCATCCGGCTGATGCGCCCGCTTGGAAAGTAGTGGATCACAAGTGGCCAGATTTTGCTGCTGAACCCAGAAATCTTAGATTGGCCTTATCAGCAGACGGGATCAATCCTCATAGTTTGATGAGTTCTGCATATAGTTGTTGGCCAGTTGTGATGATCACTTACAACCTTCCTCCATGGTTGTGTATGAAGAGAAAATTTATGATGTTGACATTGTTGATTTCTGGTCCTAAACAACCGGGAAATGATATTGACGTTTACTTAGCACCTTTGATCGATGACTTGAAAAAATTATGGGATATAGGTGTTGATGCATATGATGCACGTCGAGAAGAAAATTTCTTGCTTAGGGTTGTCTTGCTATGGACAATTAATGATTTTCCTGCATACGGGAACCTGTCAGGTTGTGTTGTTAAAGGATATTGTGCATGTCCTATTTGTGGTGAAGAAACATATTCGACAAGGTTAAATCATAGTAGAAAAATTAGTTATACAGGGCATAGAAGATTTTTTCCTAAAAATTATCCTTATCGAAGGCAAAAAAAAGCATTCAATGGGAAACTTGAGCTTAACCCCGCACCGAAACCTTTAACTGGGCATGAAATTTTGGAGCGAGttgaaagaattaattattGTTCTGGAAAAGCGAGTAGGAAGCAAACAATGCAAGGTGAAGTTGTATCATGCTGGAAAAAGAAATCTATATTCTTTGAACTTGAGTATTGGAAACATCTACATGTTCGGCATGTTCTTGATGTGATGCATATTGAAAAAAATGTGTGTGAGAGTCTGATTGGTACTTTGCTTGACATTCTTGGAAAATCAAAAGATAGAGTAGCTGCAAGACTAGACCTTGTGGAGATGAATTTGAGGATTGATTTGGCACCAAAGATGGGGGAGAAGAAAACTTTTTTGCCAGCGGCCTGTTATACACTAAGTAGGgatgagaaaaaaaaagtttgCAATTGTTTGTCTGGAATAAAGGTCCCTACAGGTTATTCATCCAATGTTAAAAATCTGGTGTCGATGAAAGACTTGAAACTTGTTGGCCTTAATTCACACGACTATCACACTTTGATGCAACAATTGCTTCCAGTCGCCATCCGTGGTGTCTTGCCTAAACATGTTAGATACACCATCACTCGGTTGTGTGGCTTCTTCAACATGTTATGTAATAAAGTGATAGATGTCTCGAAGTTGAATGATCTGCAAAGAGAGATTGTGACACTGTTGTGTttgcttgaaaaatattttccccCATCTTTTTTTGATATAATGATTCATTTAACGGTCCATCTTGTGCGAGAGGTCAAATTGTGTGGACCGGTTTGGTATAAGCAAATGTACCCATTTGAAAGATTCATGAAGATCTTGAAAGGGTATGTTCGAAATCACAATCATCCTGAAGGGTGTATAGCCGAATGTTATATTGCTGAAGAGGCTGTGGAATTTTGCTCGGATTACATGTCTAGTGTGCATACAATTGGGATCCCATCAAGGGATCAACAAGTACAACTTACTAGGCCTCTTTCTAGCTCAGTAGTACACTCAACTTGTCATGATGAGTTGCATCAAGCACATCTTTATGTTTTGGAGAATGATGTTGACGTTGACCCTTATATCGA GGAGCACATGGAGTTTTTGAACTCAAGCTTTCCTAATAAAGCTAAGTCCAAAAAATGGTTACAAGATGAGCATAACCGGACATTTATTGTCTGGTTACGTGATCGTGTGCGAGCAGTTGGCAAATCCACTTTTCAAATATCAAAAAGATTGAAGTGGATAGTGAGTGGACCTAGCAATCAAGTGTTAAAGTACTCTAGTTATTTGATTGATGGAGTTACTTATCATACAAAAGAGCGCGATGATACACGAGCTGTTCAAAACTCTGGAGTAAGCTTAGTCGCAAAAACAATGCAAGTTGCTAGTGCAAAGGACAAAAATCCGATTGTGTCGGACATGACTTTTTATGGAGTTATACAAGAAATTTGGGAACTTGATTATCACAATTTTCAAGTTCCAATGTTTAAATGTAATTGGGTTGAGAATAATAACGGTATTAAAGTTGATGAACTTggtttcacgttggtaaacCTCAACAGAATTGGATTCAAATCTGACTCTTTTATCTTGGGCAGACAAGCAAAGCAGGTATTCTACATTGAAGATCCTCAAGATCCTAGATGGCATGTTGTACTTGCCACTCCTACCAGGGATTACATGGAAAACATAAATGGTGATGAGTTGGAAAATGCTACAATCCATTATCAGTGTTCCACAAAAGAGTTTATGTCAATGGAATCAATGGATGTTGACGGGGTAGATGAAAATGAAAAATCGTGCGTTCGTGAAGACTGTGATGGGACATGGGTTGACAATAATTAA